TATTTCCCAACCCTAACAGTCATCGAGTTGTATGCATGAGCATGAACATGTCTTCTACTAGCGTTGTCTTCgatgttttatatttattcttGTTACCAGTGTGGATCATCAAATAGAATTAGAATACTTATATAGATGTTTAATTTGTAAGGCTATATATATTGTGCTAGCTAGTGTCTTTAACTTCTGTGTTTTGCTCGTTATTTGGTTGGTTGGTTGATTATATGTTGCTACCGTTCTCAATATTTTGAGAAGCAGTAGTTTGTCTCTAGTTAGTACTTTTATCAGGTGTGCAAAGAAAAACAGAGAAGCTCTAAATAGAAATTTATGAAACTTTTTAATCAACCACTTTATCTCTCAAGTCATTCATGTTAGTTAATGTGCTGATTTTATTCCAGTGGAATATGATAAAGTAATGGAAATTATCTAGTGTAAGTGAAGAGTTACATAATTACATTAGTAAATTGTCAATGTTATTAGTGGAAGTACTTAGTGCTTAGTGGAGTGTTTAATTATGGATTAAACACCTAGTAGTGGTAACTCTTTGATAGTTGTAACCATCACTACTCAtgctatatatattcatgtgtaTAAGATGTTTTTTGACATAAGAAAAATACATGAATATTCAGCTCCAAAAATATTATCctactttttataaaaaataaataatattatccTACTCAGCAATATAGTTTATCATATACATATACTACCCTTATCATTGAGTAAATTAGTGTCAATTACCACCTCTAGAATACCACCAACAAATCAAAATTACAAagcataaaaatttaaattactaGGGGcgtaaaacaaaatttatgaataatttatttgatttattcatacATCCACCATTAATATTAGTCTAATATTGGCTAAGAATAACATAGATACGGTTGCTATCGCACGAGTCGTAACGTTACCTATATTTTTGGAAGTTACACTTGCTAATTATAACcacaaataaaatattcttttcttttaataacaaattaaatatgtGGATATTCCTCACCATATGTATGAAAGTAAATCTCCATAATTGATACTTCCCTTGAAGGTGTATCCTATACTTATTCCACATTTTAGGATCATGAGTTAAAATAAGAGATGATTTTGCATTGCTCAAACAAAAGCCTATATAATTATCATTTATGTATTACTAATTCTCACATCTTCATTGGTTATTATTACTGTGATTGCTTCTGGTTTAAGACATCTTGGCTCTTGCAAATAATATACCAGCAAAGAGACCTGAAAATAGTATGCAGTATGAAATATTAAGATAAATaaagataccatcaaacaaaaaaaataggaagaaaaagtGTTGAGTGGTTCTGATGAATTACCAAATAAAATGCTGAATAAATTTGATACACTCAGAGGAACTTTGAAAACTAAAATGCCAGCAATAGAGATTGGAATCTTGTTTAAGGAACCTACAAGACTGTAATATAGACACAAATTGAGACATTGGAAGCCAGGAAAAGAactgaaaacataaataaataactgACACGGTTAAAACTTAGTTAAATGCAATGCATTTCTTTAGCAGTTTCTAGGACTgttaaaaaaataccaaaattagaACCGAATCGTTAAACCGAACCAAAATGAACTGTGATGGTTAGTTCAAGGATTAGTTCGTGAACTATCCATCACAGTTCAGTTCTTTTCGGCGCGGTTCAGTTCAGTTTAATTGCTTAGTTCAGATTTTGGTTTTTTAACAGCCATACTTTCGGTTCAATTTGTTTTCTAAACGGTCATAATATAAGTTAATATTAGAAATTTGGTAAAGCTTGGCTCACAAAGAATCTTTGTATTGAACTTGAAAAAACTACCTGTATGTTGTAGGACTAGTTTGATGTAAGAACCACATTGAGGTAAAGCTGATGGAAAGTCCGATCAGTCCACTAGCGGTTGCAACAACCCAGAATGCCGGCAGTTTAACTACGTCGCTGgataccaaaacaaaaaaagacgGTGAGAATGAAGAAGGTTTCGTTGAATTTCAAAACGAAAGAAACATATTCTCACTCACGCATGTATTACATAATCCCACTCGCCAAATAGGAATATCATGATGATGGCAAAAGGTAAAGATAATAAATTGTTGAGCAACACCATTGACACTTCATTAAGTGAACCAGATTTTGTTGACTTTTTCGCTTCGTCCATAACCCACCTGAGGGTAAGCTGCCGTGGAAAAGAAGTCATTCAATCAAAGATTAAATCGGACATAATTGATATTTTCTCCCAAAAATGGTTCCAATTTTACAATTATCGATCTCATTAACAAACTGAGAAGCCTCTTACACAATATGGAAAGAAAACAAGGACTGAATATGCATACCGAATAACTTGCAGTAAGAACACAATTCATAATCTGCCAAGCATAACCGACTGCATCAAAGGAGAGATCTGTAAAACCCCCACTGACAGCAGAGATAATCTGTATAAAGTACATAAAAGAGTGgaacaaaaattcaaaacacatGTAGACTAATAATACTTCACGAAAAAAGGAGTAATGCCAATAATCATAAGCAATGAAATGAACTCAAGTTTGTCAGAAATTAAAAGCAAATACAAGAATGTCACTTACCATCACAAACATTGCGGTCCACACTTTGGAACTCTGACGTTTACGGAATAAATATAATTCTCCAACTGCTGTTAAGATATTAGTCACATTCTTGAGAATTGTCACCATTGCAATGTTTATGTATttcaaactgaaaaaaaaaaaatgcacaagaAGACATTAAGTGTAAATAGGAGAACCGCACGATGTATCAGCATGACAATTCTAAAGTAGAACatctcaaaaatcaaaatagggTATTAGGTTCAACATCTACACAGGTCTTaatagaaaatatataaaaagtaaagtttATTCTATACCTATACATGCCTGAGACAAGCATGGCGATAAATATCACATTTACCGGCAACCAGACCCTAACAAGCTTCCAATTGAGCTTTTCAACGGAAATTCTGCCACATAGAGCCAATAGAACAACAACCAGAGTACTGATAAAGTTCTGCAAAGTAAATGCAAGAACAAAGATCACATAATGATTAATTTTGGTTACATAATAAGCTCCAAGAAAGAAAGTCAATCCAGAACGTTCACTTAGTGCGTGCTTGATTCTCCAGtgttgaaaatttattttttcaatgaagtGAATTGAATGTGAAGTGGTATATGTTTGGGTACATTCGAATAAAACTGAGTTGAACATTAAATTTGACGGTAAAAGTTGTGTTTGTAGTCAAAAACTACAAATTTTAGCTTAGagttagaatcaattctggaatcacttttgagttttgactCTACCTAACATGAAGCCAAACACATATTAAAACCTTTTGTCATCAGTTAGCACTCTCAGAAGACAAATATAACAACATAAACTAACTTACTTGATAAAACATCAATGATATGCCTGCATTGAAATCATAACTTGATAAAACAATTTTGTTCAGCATTATCATGCTGCAAGATGAAATACAATAAGCTGTTCCGGAGATAAGTgcagacttcttcttagttgaTCCGTGCAATCGATGCCTTTCCTCCTCATCAACATGAAAACTGCCATTATCACCAGTTGTAGCTTTATTTCCTTTCAGAAATCTGTTTGTAAAAGGTTAATGTCCAAAGAAATAACAAGATAAGCACGATCGCAAGATAGCGTTGACATATATGATCCAATGTGAGTATAATTTGAAGATTAAATTGCAAAGTGAGGAAAGTATTTCAAAGTGGCAAAATTTGTGCCAAATTCCTAGTAGCAcaatagaaataaaaacaagCCAAAGGGGAAAACACAAGTACATAGAAATAAGCCAAGGGTAAGATTGTTTTGTACCTATCATACAAAGCTCTTCGCTCTGCATTTGTTGCGTAGTTGGTCGGCGACAACTTTCCATGCTCATGAATTCCATTGAAAGTTGTGAGCACTGATTTACTCTTTCCATCTAATGATAGGTTTGAAGCTATAGTGTTGCTTAACAGCGGCTCTTCAGAGTCATTCTGAGTAGTAATGTCTAACTTAAAATCAGACGACATATCGTAAACCTAGAATTAGGAAAATTAAGACTAAAACAAATTAGAAAGATAGAACAGATTCTTCTTACAAATGTTAGAAGAGTAAAAGATATCAAATTCCATGAAAACATACATACACACTAAAACTACTTTGATTCTTTAAACAGAAAAAAACTACCAATGCCACATTACAAGGGCATGAAAAATTTGAAAGTTGTATGAAGCTTAATCAAATTCTAACAAGTGAGTGCATGGTGATCCTAATAGGTTTGGAGGATCATTTTCCAACAAATActcaaatttatcattcaaattgTAGCATTGTATCAATTTAGTTCCTCACATTATCGGTATTTCAAAGTGATTCCTAAAACTGCGAAATATTAATCAAATTGTCCATCTGTTAGTATTTGTAGGCTCTAGAATGAcattaagggcccgtttggatttgacttattttttagcttatgaaaatagtttatgcaaataaataaacttttatgttaattcatatgttttcactaacaaaaattgtatttttataagctgttttctcataaactacctgaaaaatttataataatacataaaagcttatttatttgcataagttgtttcgcataagctcaaaaatacgtcaatccaaacgggccctaaattGATAATACTAATAGGATGAATTCGAAACTAAGTGAATGATGTCAAGAATGCTTTTGATAACATATCCAGGTAGGCGGATAAACTTCATTAACATTTTGCGATTTCAGAGAtcattttgaaatattgataatCGAGGAGACTGAGTTGACACAACTGTACAAATTCATAGGCCAATTTAAGTAATttctcaacaaaacaaaaaaagcatCATAAGAAGTTAAGAACTACACCTAAATTTAGTCACTAGAACAAAAAACATCATGATTAATAAAACAGAACACTAGAATAGCATCTCaaatccaacaacaacaaaaaaaaaaaacagaattctTACTGCTTGTGCACAGAATCCAAAGCGTGAACATGTGCAAAGAACCAAACTTGAACAAAATGAAAACTACCCAAATGAAGATAAATTGAGAAAAGCTCAAAAAATGTCTCTAAGAAATGAAAGAACAGTACCTACCCCAGTTGTAGTAAAGGGTGATTCATGGTATGAACGTGATGAGAAGTTGAACCTTTTTGAAGAACACGCAAAGGGAAAAGGCGAGAATCCAGGTGGGTGAGGAGAGCAGAAGGAATAGAATAATGGGGATGGAACGGTTTTCGAGGGAGGGGTGTAAAGTCAACGAGATTGAAGCAGCCATGGATGGCGTATGGTAACTTGAAGAACAAGGGAGTTAAGTTAAAGATGCAAAAGAAAGGTGGATTTTGCGTATGAATGTAAGAATGAAGAGTTTAGGTGAATTCTT
This portion of the Trifolium pratense cultivar HEN17-A07 linkage group LG3, ARS_RC_1.1, whole genome shotgun sequence genome encodes:
- the LOC123916441 gene encoding GDP-mannose transporter GONST2-like isoform X2; amino-acid sequence: MSSDFKLDITTQNDSEEPLLSNTIASNLSLDGKSKSVLTTFNGIHEHGKLSPTNYATNAERRALYDSFHVDEEERHRLHGSTKKKSALISGTAYCISSCSMIMLNKIVLSSYDFNAGISLMFYQNFISTLVVVLLALCGRISVEKLNWKLVRVWLPVNVIFIAMLVSGMYSLKYINIAMVTILKNVTNILTAVGELYLFRKRQSSKVWTAMFVMIISAVSGGFTDLSFDAVGYAWQIMNCVLTASYSLTLRWVMDEAKKSTKSGSLNEVSMVLLNNLLSLPFAIIMIFLFGEWDYVIHADVVKLPAFWVVATASGLIGLSISFTSMWFLHQTSPTTYSLVGSLNKIPISIAGILVFKVPLSVSNLFSILFGLFAGILFARAKMS
- the LOC123916441 gene encoding GDP-mannose transporter GONST2-like isoform X1 — translated: MSSDFKLDITTQNDSEEPLLSNTIASNLSLDGKSKSVLTTFNGIHEHGKLSPTNYATNAERRALYDRFLKGNKATTGDNGSFHVDEEERHRLHGSTKKKSALISGTAYCISSCSMIMLNKIVLSSYDFNAGISLMFYQNFISTLVVVLLALCGRISVEKLNWKLVRVWLPVNVIFIAMLVSGMYSLKYINIAMVTILKNVTNILTAVGELYLFRKRQSSKVWTAMFVMIISAVSGGFTDLSFDAVGYAWQIMNCVLTASYSLTLRWVMDEAKKSTKSGSLNEVSMVLLNNLLSLPFAIIMIFLFGEWDYVIHADVVKLPAFWVVATASGLIGLSISFTSMWFLHQTSPTTYSLVGSLNKIPISIAGILVFKVPLSVSNLFSILFGLFAGILFARAKMS